TACTGGAAACAGGGGATTCTTTCCCCTACCGGTCATCTCTACAAGCTCCACTTTCTTGTCTTCTCCATGGCAGATCTAggttcaagaggaagaacaaGATGTGATTCTTCACCCTCATGGAGAAAGCGGTCCAATCATCCCGGTGGTGATTCCGTGTTTCAACAACATGTTTCTAAGATAATTGTGTATTTAGATAAATTATAGGGATATGGATGAAGCATTCCATGACCAATATTTTTTCATCTTGACATAGATTATAGGGATATGGATGACGAATCCCATGTGAATGCCATATACATTTGGGTAAAAGACTAAAATCATCACTCTAGGATCATTTCTTGTAATTGCTGATTCAATTTATAAAATAACAATCCACTTGTTTAACTTTTAAAggctaaacaagaaaaaaagtaGCAATTTTATTATGTACAAATCTAGACAATCTTGATAACACCTCTCATATTATCAAGGTTGATCATTTTCCACTAGAATCACTCACATGCATGGGCTTCTACGGGGTGTATGATCGAAATCAAACACTCAAACCATAAACACATCAAATTAAATCTATAACTGAATTTCATGAGTCGGTTTGCATGTTCACTAAATACTCAGGTGAAAAAGTTAGATTTCGCTCACTAAATAGGTTCAATCCATCTTAACCAACACTTAAAACACGTTAGTTTTAAATAAAGCTTTAACCATCCGCCTTTAACTTTTTATACGAGTGAGTTAACATCAATTTGCCAACGCAAAAGTTTGGTTAAAACACACAAATGCCCTCTTAACTACAATTCTCACAAGTAATTTGGTTAGAACACACAAATATCCTCTTAACCATAAACATATCGTTGATTAAAAAGACAAACAAAAAGTTGCATATCATTATGCATCCTATATTGATCACACGAAGTAAGATTCGAGTACACAAATTAAGTGGATGTGTTATATACAAGAGTTTTTTGTAAGTAAGCGTAAAATGGTAAATGTATCAGCTCGATGAAATCGAGCCATCCAAAATAGGACGTTGTGAGATACTAATGGGGGATGGCGCAATATTAAAACTCGTGCTATTGATGACTTTGAACCACTGGGAAGATGGATCACACGAGTAGTCTTTACTTAAACATTTACAATCATTAGTAACAATGTTGTTTTTGGAATCTATGTCAAGGCAAACAATATTGCCATTCTTGTCCGTTGATGAAAGGTGCATTTTAGATGCTGAAATGGCTTCCCATCTAGTTGATGAATCATCGCCACACATGACACCTACTCGTACTGGAGTATGCATCTCACTAGCTTCTATACAATAGTTTGTACCCTTCACTATTAGAATCTTTTCTTGTGTGTAGTCGAGTTCCAATGCGTTGGAACATGGACCCAAACTCGAGGAATGGGATTGCATGCAAAGCCCTGTAGACGGATGAAATATGATTTTATGTGCCAGTGCGTTGGAATCTGGTGCTGCAATTCATGTAAGACATAAGTTTGAGTGAACCTCGTTGACGGTATAAAACTAGTCGTGTTTACAGATTAGTGTGTTGAACGCTACATAAGGAGACACGACTTGCTTTTCATTGAAAAAAGAATATAAAACCATAAAGATGGTGTATAGTTTCTATTTACCTTGAAAAGGAGATTGAAGAGGTGAAATCTTTTCCAAAAAACTTGAATTCCTAAGCTCACGCCAATTCCAATTCAAAAGCCCATAAGTCTCCTCCATCCCAATCACACCTTCTCTATAATAATAACTTCCAACAAGGGTCCACAAAGTCCAATCAAGATCATTTTCAGCGGCCCAACCCAATAAGCAATTTAGATATCTATTGTCATTGTCATTTGTACCACTTTGATCCACCCCCCACTCACTCACAAACAAAGGATAACCTTGGTCCAATAAAAACAATGCATTATTTGCTATTTTGTCGATAACCCGACCACATACTTCGTTTGCGTTACCCGTGATCCAATCGTCTCCATCTGAGAAGCCATACCAATGGATCTCGAAAACTAGTTTTTTGCTAAAAGATAAACTTACAGGATTCGTCTGAAGAAAAGACAAATCTAGGTCGTAGTTCAAACCGGATATGATAATCAAAACATTAGGGTTCATTGCATGAACCCTCTCCGCACCTATTTGCATGTACCTGATTAATACGACAAAAGAAGCACCCGACCACTTGAATCTTCATTTTTGAAACCATAAAAACATTCGAAAAGAATATCATAAACATGTTTTTACTAGATATACATACTTGTACCAAGTTTTGAGATTCTGTCTACGCCCACGAAGTTCGTTTCTCAAGCTCATACCTATGACATTGTTATAACCTTTGAACATGGATGCAACTCGACTGATACCCTCGATCCAAACTTTAGGGTCGAAGTAGAGGTCACCAAAAAAACCATTACCGTCATTGTCACTACAACACCATCCGGGCTTGCTTAGATGATTGTCTAGTATTATCATCACGTTGTTCTCATTAAGGTTCGAAACTACTTCCTGGTTTAATATATTGATGGACATTTTGTTTGTCAGTTATCTAAATAATACATTGAATAAGAAGTTATTTAAATTTAGAATACAATAATGAATAATACATACCCACCTTCGTATTTATTAGTTATAGCACTTTGAACAACATCATTTCttataacattttattttttctttcttcCAAAAAATATGGACCATACGAAAATAAAAGCTTTTATAATTCCTAGCAAGCCATGTATCTTTTTAACTTGATTTTgatattttaattataaaaagaataataaaaaaaCCAATCAGGTTGATATACTCTCATCTTCCACACCTTTAATTTGATAAAATAGATAAATATTGAGTCGTTTTCAAAAATTTATTACTTTTGACAAGTTCTGCTCTAGTgcacaaagtttttttttttaattattaattatcaaattttcttttgtGATAAATTTGATTTTGATCAGAAAAATTATTTCCATTGAAAATAATGTATACACACGTATAGatcaaaattatttttaaaactcTAAAAAATATAAGAGACTTGATTTCtaacaaaaaaatatttatttatttattttatatatttaaccTTATTTAATGGtagttttatcatttattatatgtaattttatgatTACATATATGCATATCGGTTATTACAGATTTATAAATAAGTTATTACACATATATGTAACTTGGttgttacacatatgtaaacttgTGATTACATGTGTGTAATCACAAAATTAcatatagtaaaaaataaaaactacccGCAAATATTATTAAATATATGAATGATTGGTTCTTAAATTTTTTCGAGATTCTTATACTTTTTAGCGTTCTGAAGAGATCCAAACCATACACACGCACAACAAAGGACTTGTAGGCTAGTGATACGAATGTGTGATGAAAATTCAATATATAAATTTAAAAGCTTGATTAATGAGTGTGAGTTAAACAGCCTAACACACACGTGTATATTCATTATAAAACACTAAGTTATTGCGAGAATAATATACCAAATCTTAAACGTTTATTCATTTTCACCAAGGCTTATATTTCAAAAATTTTGCACTTAttaatacaaatacaaatacaaatacgtatatttatttacaaatacgtatatttatttatataaatacaaAATTTCAAACTAAGACATTTGAACTCATACGTTGTCTAATATAATAacatgtaatgtaatgtaataacTTTTAAATATTCATATGATATAAGCTTGCTTACCTGGAAAACATTAACAAGAGGAAGGTCAACGAGCAACGGATTGTTGACTTGAACTCCAGCAATAGATCCCGACAACCCCAACTTCATCATCGACTGTCTCATTGTCATCGAACCCAACTTATCATCCGTAAACAAAAACAACGGATACGTGAATCTCACGCAATTGAAACCCATCTCCACAATCTTCTTCGATATCACATCCACCGGTTGTTTACTCAATCCCTCGGCCACCGCGGCATCGAGGTGGCTTACCCAATTCACACATGATAACTTCACCCTCTCTCCCCCTTTTCTATCGTCAACTATCCACCGTGAGCTGGTGGATAGTGCGAGGGCGAGATCGTCATCATCAGCCGCCGCGTTGTTGTTGGTATGGTGGCGGCGGTTGTGGATGACGGTCTCGTGGAGGACGAGGAGAAGGGGGAGGAGGAGGAAGAGGAGATAGGATCGGAATGATCCTCTCATGGTTGTGACTTGTGATAGTGTTTTTATGATATTGTCAAAGGTTAATAGTAATCTTGTTTATATGAtaattcatatatatattttatttatttatttaattattagtgGACGTTTCTTTTGTCATATGTTACACAAGCAAATGACCATACGAATGATTGGATAATGGAATGTGATAGAAACAAATTTGTTGTCGTGTTTGATTTCTTGTGTGATGGAATTGTTTTGATAATAAATAGAACAAGAACCAATATactaataattaatattaaaaaattctaAATATATAATTGTTTTGATAATAAAATAGAACAAGAACCAATATACTAACGAGTAAtgattaatataaaaattaaaaaattcttAATATTGAAAAATTCTGATTatattatataaacaaggttacaACTAACTTGTTTTAAATTACCGACCATACTTTCATATTCAAAAAAGGTAACATGTCTTAAATCACATTTTGGAAAGCTAGTGACTTAATTAATGAAAGTTTTCAGgaaagttagttaattgtattttttttttttaatataaatggTTTTAGTTACAAGGTCAATTATCACTGTATCTAAAATTataaacaaattttgttttaaaattttgatCCGATTCATTGTTTGTTTACTTGAAACGGAGTAACAGGTAAAAAGAAAACTTATAATAACTTACTGGTTTTTGAAGAGAGAAGTTACGGATTCGGTTTCTAATTTCGAGGTTTTTCCGAGTTTTAACTGGTTCAGGTGATGTATTATCAGAGTTGGAACCCGTTTTAAAGCTTGGGGTTACAACCTGATGTATACTCGACTGGTGGGTCGGTTCCATAACCGGTTCCTCCATGTCTGGTTCTGCGGTATTTTTCAGTTTCAGTTCAAGAGCCGGTTTTTCTTAAGCTAATGGTGTGAGGTGAATTGGACTAAGTGGATCAGACTCCACGTCTCCACCTATGTCAGATACCAAAATATCATACAATTTGATTTCATTATTAGGCTTCAAGCTTTATGTTTTTATCTTTTCTAATAATGACAAATGTTATTCATACTTTACATTTCTCCAATATTCCTTAAATAATCTATTTGCCTAGATTTGAAACTAGGACCTCCCCTTTAAGTGGTAAATGTCTCTACCAAATGAGCTACGTGTGACACTCTAGGATTTCCCGAGTATTATCTTGTAATATCATTATGTGTATATacgttattaaatgaaagttgcgTGTTACTTTGATGCACCATGTGTGATCCTTGTATATGGGTAgtatatatgtaaatatatatatatatatatgtatatatgtggcAATGTGTGTATAAATACTGTGAACCGAGATcccaaggacccgactcgagaccgcccagtctcgagtgaacagtgagcGAATGGGCCGGTTGGGGCCGCAACCCACTCgaaaacccattagggtgcatgGCCTTGAATGAGCTATAAAACCTTTGCTTTAAGCCAACTTACCCCCTCTTGATCAACAATCATTCTCTCACTCTCACACCCTCTCACTCCTCCTAGCttcctctctctctagaaaaccctaaaaacttCACTAACCAACTCCCTCCATCCTCTCGGATCCGATAAGCGGCAGCTTGGAGCTCGGGATCTAGCTTGTATTCATCACTCGAGAGCCCCCTCTCAACTGTTTCCCCCACACCCTTGCATCCGAACATCAATCGGTTAGTATGTTCTATTTGATTAACGATAATGTGTGTTAAAGATGCTTGTTTGCTTGTTTGCGAGTGGTTTGGATGATTTACAAGGTGATCTTTGAATAATAGGATGTAGAGAGAATGATATGCATGACTATTGAAAGATTTATGAATATGCACATGAATGTTCTTGATAAAAAGAATGAGACATTACATGTTATTACTCATGAAATGCATGGTGTGCTTGTTGTAGTAGTGAAAGCTTATTTCGATATGCTTTAGGTTACTGATGAAGATCATAAGAAATGTTTGAATGCATGATGAACTACTTGAAGATCAtgaaaaatatttgaatatgccatgtttgatctgttttgtgtGAGAattagacaataaaacatgtttgtGCAATTTAATTGGTTAGTACACATTATCACAAAtatgaaattctattggatagtacgtttggagcaggttctagaaggattcttgTGCACGTATTCggggttgcgagtcgggaccctcggttgcgactcgagatcacctCATGGCAACTCgagacggacttcagggactcgagaccggcaaggtctcgacttgagacttcatgatctcgactcgagactggactcgagacctctgaggttgcgactcctgaccggcaccactcgagaccaaaatgTGATCACTCGAAAtctcttggttgcgactcgagaccgcgtgttctcgagtcgagaccaccttgtctcgactgggctgcctacctgggttattgggccacaatgcgTTATGATCGGACTATGTGTTTTGCTGGATAATGTGTTAACTGTTACTGTGTAACCGTGTAGTtattagagcaggcccaataacttaTATGGCAACTGCATGCATCTTATGTGTTAGATACATGTaggatatacgtgattacttgtaccccgaacctgacctataatggtaaccatgctaggacatggtgaccaacgtgattgaccgagtaaataatctaccgagctacccaaggtgagttcacaacttaaagcatgcgttcccggtggtttgggaaacggaactaaagacaaacttacttttcttcccttgttactgggaactcttagttaattactgtttatacggaat
This genomic stretch from Helianthus annuus cultivar XRQ/B chromosome 8, HanXRQr2.0-SUNRISE, whole genome shotgun sequence harbors:
- the LOC110871665 gene encoding glycosyl hydrolase 5 family protein isoform X2 produces the protein MRGSFRSYLLFLLLPLLLVLHETVIHNRRHHTNNNAAADDDDLALALSTSSRWIVDDRKGGERVKLSCVNWVSHLDAAVAEGLSKQPVDVISKKIVEMGFNCVRFTYPLFLFTDDKLGSMTMRQSMMKLGLSGSIAGVQVNNPLLVDLPLVNVFQEVVSNLNENNVMIILDNHLSKPGWCCSDNDGNGFFGDLYFDPKVWIEGISRVASMFKGYNNVIGMSLRNELRGRRQNLKTWYKYMQIGAERVHAMNPNVLIIISGLNYDLDLSFLQTNPVSLSFSKKLVFEIHWYGFSDGDDWITGNANEVCGRVIDKIANNALFLLDQGYPLFVSEWGVDQSGTNDNDNRYLNCLLGWAAENDLDWTLWTLVGSYYYREGVIGMEETYGLLNWNWRELRNSSFLEKISPLQSPFQGLCMQSHSSSLGPCSNALELDYTQEKILIVKGTNYCIEASEMHTPVRVGVMCGDDSSTRWEAISASKMHLSSTDKNGNIVCLDIDSKNNIVTNDCKCLSKDYSCDPSSQWFKVINSTSFNIAPSPISISQRPILDGSISSS
- the LOC110871665 gene encoding glycosyl hydrolase 5 family protein isoform X1: MRGSFRSYLLFLLLPLLLVLHETVIHNRRHHTNNNAAADDDDLALALSTSSRWIVDDRKGGERVKLSCVNWVSHLDAAVAEGLSKQPVDVISKKIVEMGFNCVRFTYPLFLFTDDKLGSMTMRQSMMKLGLSGSIAGVQVNNPLLVDLPLVNVFQEVVSNLNENNVMIILDNHLSKPGWCCSDNDGNGFFGDLYFDPKVWIEGISRVASMFKGYNNVIGMSLRNELRGRRQNLKTWYKYMQIGAERVHAMNPNVLIIISGLNYDLDLSFLQTNPVSLSFSKKLVFEIHWYGFSDGDDWITGNANEVCGRVIDKIANNALFLLDQGYPLFVSEWGVDQSGTNDNDNRYLNCLLGWAAENDLDWTLWTLVGSYYYREGVIGMEETYGLLNWNWRELRNSSFLEKISPLQSPFQAPDSNALAHKIIFHPSTGLCMQSHSSSLGPCSNALELDYTQEKILIVKGTNYCIEASEMHTPVRVGVMCGDDSSTRWEAISASKMHLSSTDKNGNIVCLDIDSKNNIVTNDCKCLSKDYSCDPSSQWFKVINSTSFNIAPSPISISQRPILDGSISSS